One part of the Candidatus Paceibacter sp. genome encodes these proteins:
- a CDS encoding AAA family ATPase codes for MPPFSNFTIKAQEAVRKAHELTIERGQNHVDVMHLLAALVLQEESVVISILERMEIDVNFLNDSVFESLSEQEYSPVAAPTYQVYITPELSRVLETSHKISQLLKDDYVSVEHLLLAILEIPSKAREVLSRLRVDKSAVMRILTEMKKSSVIEAETGKKPKVFEKYARNLTKMAKEDKLDPVIGRDNEIKRLMQILNRRTKNNPILIGEAGVGKTAIAEGLAQRIVKGEVPSSLRDRELISLDVGSMVAGTKYRGEFEERFKSFMKEVEKAAGKVILFIDEIHTIIGAGAAEGAIDASNMLKPALARGELRAIGATTLKEYQKHIEKDPAFARRFQPIYVEEPSADDAVAILRGLNDKYELYHGIKITDEAIRAAVNLSSRYIADRFLPDKAVDLIDEAASALRLKLDSMPDELESVNKEIMKLEIEREVLKKEKGRSGSSDEQGKERENRLKEIEVKINELKDTVSEMRAKWKNEKENIDAISKLKKEIELLKLEADSSEREADFARVAEIRYGRIPELERQLKLKDGKLKKKQISRILKEEVTEEDIAGVVSRWTGIPVSKMLEGEMEKLEKMEDVLRNRVIGQEEAISKIANAVRRSRAGVAYEDRPIGSFMFLGPTGVGKTELAKALAEFMFNDEKALIRVDMSEYMERHTVSKIIGSPPGYVGHEEGGQLTELVRHRPYSVILFDEIEKAHPEIFNIMLQILDNGRLTDAKGRHVNFKNTVLIMTSNVGSDYVRRLEKLGFTINEENKEKEDSEELKSKIRQALESRFRPEFLNRLDEIIIFNPLGKEEIKNIVKIQIDLTARRLLEKGISLKITEAALSFLAKEGYNPNYGARPLKRLIQSKILNRVAEFIIGKKAKAGDTVLVDAAAGELAVAIAPKSARSSAGKTGVKQAGAK; via the coding sequence ATGCCTCCATTTTCAAATTTTACGATAAAAGCCCAGGAAGCGGTGCGCAAGGCGCACGAGCTTACCATAGAAAGGGGTCAGAATCACGTTGACGTGATGCATCTTCTGGCCGCGCTCGTTTTACAGGAAGAAAGCGTGGTCATCTCTATTCTGGAAAGAATGGAAATAGACGTTAATTTTTTAAACGACAGCGTTTTTGAAAGCCTGTCGGAACAGGAATACTCGCCGGTCGCCGCTCCGACTTATCAGGTTTACATCACTCCGGAATTAAGCCGGGTGCTGGAAACTTCCCATAAAATTTCCCAGCTGCTTAAAGACGACTACGTTTCAGTGGAGCATTTGCTTCTGGCCATTCTGGAAATTCCGTCCAAAGCCAGAGAAGTATTAAGCAGGCTGCGCGTAGACAAAAGCGCCGTGATGAGAATTCTTACTGAGATGAAAAAGTCCAGCGTGATAGAAGCCGAAACCGGCAAAAAGCCGAAAGTGTTTGAGAAATACGCCCGCAATCTCACCAAAATGGCCAAGGAGGACAAACTGGACCCCGTCATCGGCCGGGATAACGAGATAAAACGGCTGATGCAGATACTCAACCGCAGGACGAAAAACAACCCGATTCTCATCGGGGAAGCCGGCGTGGGCAAAACCGCCATCGCTGAAGGTTTGGCGCAAAGAATAGTTAAAGGAGAAGTGCCGTCCTCGCTAAGAGACAGAGAACTCATCTCTCTGGACGTCGGCTCCATGGTGGCCGGCACCAAATACCGGGGAGAGTTTGAGGAAAGGTTCAAATCTTTTATGAAAGAGGTGGAAAAGGCGGCCGGAAAAGTCATTCTGTTCATAGACGAAATTCATACCATTATCGGAGCCGGAGCAGCCGAGGGCGCCATTGACGCTTCCAATATGCTCAAACCGGCTCTGGCCAGGGGAGAATTGCGGGCCATCGGAGCCACGACGTTGAAGGAATATCAGAAACACATAGAAAAAGACCCGGCTTTCGCCCGCAGATTCCAGCCGATTTACGTGGAAGAACCTTCCGCGGACGACGCCGTGGCGATTTTGCGCGGACTCAACGATAAATACGAACTTTACCACGGCATTAAAATAACGGACGAGGCCATCAGGGCCGCCGTCAATCTTTCCAGCCGTTACATCGCCGACAGATTTTTGCCGGACAAGGCGGTTGACCTTATAGACGAAGCGGCTTCGGCTTTGAGGCTTAAGCTGGACAGCATGCCGGACGAGCTGGAGTCGGTTAACAAAGAAATAATGAAACTGGAGATAGAAAGAGAAGTGCTCAAAAAAGAAAAAGGCAGAAGCGGCTCTTCCGACGAGCAGGGAAAGGAAAGGGAAAACAGGCTCAAGGAGATAGAAGTAAAAATAAACGAACTGAAGGACACGGTTTCGGAAATGAGGGCGAAGTGGAAGAACGAAAAAGAAAACATTGACGCCATAAGCAAACTGAAGAAAGAAATAGAACTGCTGAAGCTGGAGGCGGATTCTTCCGAGCGGGAAGCCGATTTCGCCCGCGTGGCCGAGATACGCTACGGCCGGATACCGGAACTGGAAAGGCAGCTCAAGCTCAAGGACGGCAAACTGAAGAAAAAGCAGATCTCCAGGATACTCAAAGAGGAAGTGACGGAAGAAGACATCGCCGGCGTTGTTTCTCGCTGGACGGGCATCCCCGTTTCCAAAATGCTGGAGGGTGAGATGGAAAAACTGGAAAAAATGGAAGATGTGTTAAGAAACAGAGTGATCGGACAGGAAGAAGCAATTTCCAAAATCGCCAACGCCGTCAGGCGCTCCCGCGCCGGAGTGGCTTATGAAGACCGTCCCATTGGCTCGTTTATGTTTCTTGGTCCGACAGGCGTGGGCAAAACCGAGCTGGCCAAAGCACTGGCGGAGTTTATGTTCAACGACGAGAAAGCGCTGATAAGAGTGGATATGTCGGAATATATGGAAAGGCACACCGTTTCCAAAATAATCGGCTCGCCGCCGGGCTATGTCGGCCACGAAGAAGGCGGCCAGCTTACGGAACTTGTCCGGCACCGCCCCTATTCCGTCATACTTTTTGACGAGATAGAAAAAGCCCATCCGGAAATATTCAACATAATGCTGCAGATTTTGGACAACGGCCGCCTGACGGACGCCAAAGGCAGGCATGTCAACTTCAAAAACACCGTCCTTATAATGACATCCAACGTCGGTTCCGATTACGTCCGCCGCCTGGAGAAGCTTGGCTTCACCATTAATGAGGAAAACAAGGAAAAAGAAGACAGCGAAGAATTGAAGAGCAAGATAAGGCAGGCTTTGGAAAGCAGATTCCGGCCGGAGTTTTTAAACCGCCTGGACGAGATAATAATATTCAACCCGCTGGGCAAGGAAGAAATCAAGAACATCGTCAAAATCCAGATTGACCTTACCGCCAGGCGTCTGCTGGAAAAAGGTATCAGCCTCAAAATAACCGAGGCCGCCCTTTCCTTTTTGGCCAAGGAAGGCTATAATCCGAACTACGGCGCCAGACCTTTAAAGCGGCTTATTCAGAGCAAAATCCTCAACCGGGTGGCGGAATTTATAATCGGCAAGAAGGCCAAAGCGGGCGACACAGTGCTGGTTGACGCTGCCGCCGGAGAGCTTGCGGTTGCCATAGCTCCGAAATCAGCCAGGAGCTCCGCCGGCAAAACAGGTGTCAAACAAGCGGGGGCTAAATAG
- the miaB gene encoding tRNA (N6-isopentenyl adenosine(37)-C2)-methylthiotransferase MiaB: protein MKYLITTFGCQANLADSEKTARVMESAGFAPAKNETELLGGGNSVLIFNTCSVRQKAEDRVFGLNRKLEELKNKNPELKIILTGCMTHYGKDELKKRLPLFDHFVDMKDIETLPKLLDKNATYNKRSHFLGSILNDDKSVSGISALIPVSNGCDKFCTYCIVPLARGREVSRPVEEILKDVKKAVDNGAKEIWLLGQTVNSYKNGVVDFSKLLRIINYVPGDFWIRFTSPHPKDFSDDLIKAMAECEKFARYINLPVQSGNNAVLKRMGRPYTVGHYKKLIKKIRKNIPDIAISTDVIVGFPGETRKQFEGTKKLFEEIKFDMAFLSEYSPRPKTAAAKMFKDDVPHKEKEARKDELNEILKKTALENNKKLVGKIVKVLNGRTEGNKPIELDKKYDKNNFVLAKVFKANVWSLKGKLL, encoded by the coding sequence ATGAAGTATCTTATTACCACCTTCGGCTGCCAGGCCAATCTGGCCGATTCGGAAAAGACGGCAAGGGTGATGGAAAGCGCCGGATTCGCGCCGGCAAAAAACGAAACGGAATTACTCGGCGGCGGCAACTCCGTCCTTATCTTCAACACCTGCTCCGTCCGCCAAAAAGCGGAAGACAGGGTTTTCGGCCTGAACAGAAAACTGGAGGAACTCAAAAACAAAAATCCGGAATTAAAAATTATTTTGACCGGCTGCATGACTCATTACGGCAAAGACGAATTAAAAAAACGCCTCCCTCTTTTTGACCATTTCGTTGACATGAAGGACATTGAAACCCTGCCAAAACTTCTTGATAAAAATGCTACCTATAATAAGCGATCGCATTTTTTAGGTAGCATTTTAAATGATGACAAAAGTGTTTCCGGCATTTCCGCGCTCATTCCCGTTTCCAATGGCTGCGACAAGTTTTGCACTTACTGTATAGTACCTCTCGCCCGAGGACGAGAAGTTTCCCGTCCGGTGGAAGAAATTTTAAAAGATGTTAAAAAAGCGGTGGATAATGGGGCCAAAGAAATTTGGCTGCTTGGACAAACGGTAAACTCTTACAAAAACGGTGTTGTTGATTTTTCAAAATTGTTGCGGATAATTAATTACGTGCCAGGTGATTTTTGGATTCGCTTCACTTCGCCGCACCCGAAAGATTTTTCCGATGATTTAATCAAGGCCATGGCTGAATGCGAAAAATTCGCCCGTTATATAAATCTGCCGGTGCAGTCCGGAAATAACGCGGTTCTAAAAAGAATGGGCCGGCCATACACCGTCGGACATTACAAAAAATTAATTAAAAAAATCCGTAAAAACATTCCTGACATCGCCATCTCAACGGATGTTATCGTCGGATTCCCTGGTGAGACAAGAAAGCAATTTGAAGGCACGAAAAAATTGTTTGAAGAAATAAAATTTGACATGGCTTTTCTTTCCGAATATTCGCCTCGCCCCAAAACCGCCGCCGCCAAAATGTTTAAAGACGACGTGCCGCACAAAGAAAAAGAAGCGCGCAAAGACGAGCTGAACGAAATTCTCAAAAAGACCGCTTTGGAAAACAACAAAAAACTGGTAGGCAAAATCGTAAAAGTTTTAAACGGCCGAACGGAAGGCAACAAACCGATAGAGCTTGATAAAAAATACGATAAAAATAATTTCGTTTTGGCAAAAGTTTTTAAAGCAAACGTATGGAGTCTAAAAGGAAAATTATTGTAA
- the rpmG gene encoding 50S ribosomal protein L33, with translation MSKIQEYLIKLQCKDCKRVNYWTRKNKKKVEKKLEAKKHCPWCGKHAMHKELKK, from the coding sequence ATGTCAAAAATCCAAGAATATCTTATAAAACTCCAGTGCAAGGACTGCAAACGGGTAAACTACTGGACGCGCAAAAACAAGAAAAAAGTTGAGAAAAAACTTGAGGCTAAAAAGCACTGCCCGTGGTGCGGGAAGCACGCCATGCACAAAGAACTTAAGAAGTAA
- the miaA gene encoding tRNA (adenosine(37)-N6)-dimethylallyltransferase MiaA produces the protein MESKRKIIVILGPTASGKSEMAVKIAKKIGGEIISSDSRQVYRGLDIGSGKVKGEWRNKIKAQSSKLKTKTQNQKTFIYKNIPHYCLDFVSPKKVFTVVDFKKCAEEALEKIFAKNKTPIIVGGTGLYIQAIVDNIVLPEVKPDWKLRKELEEKTTGEMFEMLKKLDPERAKNIDSKNPRRLIRAIEIAKAIGYVPQLETPRRRLDVARVGIKLPDEILKKNIKKRIKKMLKEGLIAETKKLRKSGLSWKRIYELGFEYKYPALFLQGKTDKDEMLKRMLLENWQYAKRQMTWFKRDKRIRWIKNVKEAEKLLKNF, from the coding sequence ATGGAGTCTAAAAGGAAAATTATTGTAATTCTCGGGCCGACGGCGAGCGGAAAAAGCGAGATGGCCGTTAAGATTGCCAAAAAAATTGGCGGTGAGATTATTTCGTCTGATTCAAGACAAGTGTATAGAGGGTTGGATATTGGGAGCGGGAAAGTAAAGGGCGAATGGCGAAATAAAATCAAAGCTCAAAGTTCAAAACTAAAAACCAAAACTCAAAACCAAAAAACTTTTATTTATAAAAATATTCCTCATTATTGCCTGGATTTTGTTTCGCCGAAAAAAGTTTTTACCGTCGTTGACTTCAAAAAATGCGCGGAAGAAGCGCTAGAAAAAATATTTGCCAAAAACAAAACGCCGATTATTGTCGGCGGTACGGGTCTGTACATTCAGGCCATCGTGGACAATATCGTCTTGCCGGAAGTTAAGCCGGACTGGAAATTAAGAAAAGAGCTGGAGGAAAAAACGACGGGAGAAATGTTTGAAATGCTCAAAAAATTAGACCCCGAACGGGCCAAAAATATTGACTCGAAAAATCCAAGGAGACTTATCCGAGCCATAGAGATTGCAAAAGCAATTGGCTATGTTCCTCAACTTGAAACACCAAGGCGACGCCTTGATGTTGCGCGGGTTGGGATAAAATTACCGGACGAAATTCTGAAAAAGAATATTAAAAAAAGGATCAAGAAAATGTTGAAAGAGGGGCTGATTGCCGAAACAAAAAAATTGAGAAAATCGGGCTTGTCTTGGAAAAGGATTTACGAATTGGGTTTTGAATACAAATACCCCGCCCTATTTTTGCAAGGCAAAACTGATAAAGACGAGATGCTTAAACGAATGCTTTTGGAGAATTGGCAATACGCCAAACGCCAGATGACGTGGTTCAAAAGAGATAAGAGGATTAGGTGGATTAAAAATGTAAAGGAAGCGGAAAAACTATTGAAAAATTTTTAG
- the trmD gene encoding tRNA (guanosine(37)-N1)-methyltransferase TrmD, with translation MKFDIITIFPEVLKEYFDSSILGRARKSGAIKIRFHDLRKYATGKHKKVDDRPFGGGPGMVLKIEPIAKSISKIKSKISRPHRQRSVAGAANLENSKIIIFSPSGKQFTQKMARDWAKKYDNIIMICGRYEGVDARVKKIFSAEEISIGPYVLTGGELPAAVVADAVSRQIPGVLGKEESLEEERGLSGFPIYTRPEIFEFKGKKYSISKILKSGDHKKINTWRSARSKKLF, from the coding sequence ATGAAGTTTGATATCATAACAATTTTCCCCGAAGTTTTGAAGGAATATTTTGATTCCTCCATTTTGGGGCGGGCGCGAAAAAGCGGCGCCATTAAAATTAGATTTCATGATTTGCGGAAGTACGCAACAGGCAAGCACAAGAAAGTTGATGACAGACCTTTTGGTGGCGGGCCAGGGATGGTTCTCAAAATTGAACCAATTGCCAAATCAATCTCAAAAATAAAATCTAAAATCTCCCGCCCGCATCGCCAACGAAGCGTGGCGGGCGCGGCAAATCTGGAAAATTCCAAAATCATTATTTTTTCTCCTTCGGGGAAGCAGTTTACTCAAAAAATGGCCCGTGATTGGGCGAAGAAATACGACAACATCATAATGATTTGCGGACGATATGAAGGGGTGGACGCGCGAGTGAAAAAAATTTTCTCCGCCGAAGAAATTTCTATCGGCCCTTATGTTTTAACCGGCGGAGAATTGCCGGCGGCAGTCGTAGCGGACGCCGTGTCCAGACAAATTCCGGGCGTTTTGGGCAAAGAAGAGTCGCTGGAAGAGGAAAGGGGATTATCCGGTTTTCCAATTTACACCAGACCGGAAATTTTTGAGTTTAAAGGAAAAAAATATTCCATATCCAAAATTCTAAAATCCGGCGACCATAAGAAAATAAACACATGGAGAAGCGCGCGCTCTAAAAAATTGTTTTAA
- the rpsP gene encoding 30S ribosomal protein S16 — MLKIRLQRVGKKHDPNYRVVLMDSKRAAGSGAVREVLGFYDVKKGGVKLDGEKIKNWISKGAQASDTVFNMLVSQKVVVGPKRDVLPPKKKTAEAAAKPAEKAPGAAPVAEAKEPAKEEAPKA, encoded by the coding sequence ATGTTAAAGATAAGGCTGCAGCGCGTCGGGAAGAAGCACGACCCTAACTACAGGGTTGTTCTTATGGACTCAAAAAGGGCCGCCGGAAGCGGCGCGGTCAGGGAAGTTCTCGGCTTTTATGACGTGAAGAAAGGCGGAGTTAAGCTGGATGGGGAAAAGATAAAAAATTGGATTTCCAAAGGAGCGCAGGCTTCTGACACTGTTTTTAATATGCTGGTTAGCCAGAAAGTTGTCGTTGGCCCTAAGAGAGACGTTTTGCCGCCCAAAAAGAAGACGGCCGAGGCCGCCGCCAAACCGGCGGAAAAGGCTCCGGGAGCAGCTCCGGTTGCCGAAGCTAAAGAACCGGCCAAGGAAGAAGCGCCAAAAGCCTAA
- a CDS encoding KH domain-containing protein, which translates to MAEKDKEFLEYVVKSLVDNPTDVKIDRKVDEMGVLLTLKVNASNMGQIIGRSGNTAKAIRTLLRVVGMKNNARVNLKIEEPEGGMRAAKSVDQAMDDLKI; encoded by the coding sequence ATGGCTGAAAAAGACAAAGAATTTCTTGAGTACGTCGTCAAATCGCTTGTTGACAACCCGACAGACGTCAAAATCGACCGAAAGGTTGATGAGATGGGTGTCCTTTTGACCCTCAAGGTTAACGCCTCAAATATGGGTCAGATAATCGGCCGCAGCGGCAACACCGCCAAAGCCATAAGGACTCTTTTGAGAGTTGTCGGCATGAAGAACAACGCCCGCGTGAACCTCAAGATTGAGGAGCCGGAAGGCGGAATGAGAGCCGCCAAGAGCGTTGATCAAGCGATGGACGATTTGAAGATATAA